The following are encoded together in the Capsulimonas corticalis genome:
- a CDS encoding ABC transporter ATP-binding protein has product MLSTAGKPPNLRKARKRDAIADAIARRADEIERDPKRERQAMLRFLAYLKPSAHYFVIASLCGVTIYLVPNLIPTAVGYVLDHILGTGGSASASPAKANALFRMLDFYIAHTVGSGASKAARIQVLLGSLLVFLPFWGILVFFRAYFAGIGGQRVIFKLRNDLYEHIQSLSLSYFQRERSGSIVSRLTSDVALAQNFIGNACTNLWMDSLSILILGGFLLTLDRKLALTAFAVLPLWILSVRLFGQQIRKASHAVQEGLSEMSGQVQEKMSGVTVVQAFAREKREVRLFHRLHRSLLVRQVTAVRLASFNMAMSNLLTTIAPVIVVWVGALEVLHGKLTPGTLLMFWAFLGTFYGPLQRITDLAAVISNASAAIERIFQIFDICPEVKEKENAITLPGRIHGKVEFDHVWFGYDENPILKDISLTIQPGEVVAFVGPSGAGKSTLIQLVPRLYDVTKGAIRVDGRDIRDFKKSWFRSFIGMVLQDNILFTGSIRDNILYGRPDADDDAVVEAAIAGNAHDFIESQADGYDTEIGERGTKLSGGQKQRIAITRAFLRDPRILILDEATSALDSESERLIQAALNRLMIGRTTLIIAHRLSTILHADKIVVMDKGRIVEQGKHADLLANGGLYYELYKAQFEHALSVHDAAKEILNEESDSSDPYAEHVR; this is encoded by the coding sequence ATGCTGTCCACCGCCGGTAAACCACCGAACTTACGCAAGGCCAGGAAGCGGGATGCAATCGCCGACGCAATCGCGCGGCGCGCCGATGAAATCGAGCGCGATCCGAAGCGAGAGCGGCAGGCGATGCTGCGCTTTCTGGCCTATCTCAAACCCTCGGCGCACTATTTCGTCATCGCCTCACTTTGCGGCGTCACGATCTATCTCGTCCCCAATTTGATCCCGACCGCGGTCGGCTACGTGCTCGACCATATCCTGGGAACGGGCGGCAGCGCTTCGGCCTCGCCCGCCAAAGCCAACGCGCTGTTTCGGATGCTCGATTTTTACATCGCCCACACCGTCGGATCCGGCGCCTCGAAGGCCGCGCGCATCCAGGTGCTGCTCGGATCCTTGCTCGTTTTCCTGCCGTTCTGGGGCATCCTCGTCTTCTTCCGAGCCTACTTCGCCGGCATCGGCGGCCAGCGCGTCATCTTCAAGCTGCGTAATGACCTTTACGAGCACATCCAATCGCTGTCGCTGTCGTACTTCCAGCGCGAGCGCTCGGGAAGCATCGTCTCGCGTCTGACCAGCGATGTCGCGCTCGCGCAAAACTTTATCGGCAACGCGTGCACCAATCTCTGGATGGACTCGCTCTCCATCCTCATCCTGGGCGGTTTTCTGCTCACACTGGACCGGAAGCTGGCGCTCACCGCCTTCGCCGTGCTGCCGCTCTGGATCCTGAGTGTCCGCCTGTTCGGCCAGCAGATCCGCAAGGCGTCGCACGCCGTTCAGGAAGGTCTCTCCGAGATGTCCGGGCAGGTGCAGGAGAAGATGAGCGGCGTCACCGTCGTCCAGGCGTTCGCGCGCGAAAAGCGCGAAGTGCGCCTGTTCCACCGCCTCCACCGGTCGCTGCTCGTGCGCCAGGTCACGGCGGTGCGCCTCGCCTCGTTCAATATGGCGATGTCAAACCTGCTCACGACCATTGCTCCGGTGATCGTCGTCTGGGTAGGCGCGCTGGAGGTCCTGCACGGCAAGCTGACGCCGGGGACTCTCTTGATGTTCTGGGCGTTCCTGGGGACATTCTACGGCCCGCTCCAGCGCATTACGGATCTCGCCGCCGTTATCTCCAACGCCAGCGCCGCGATCGAGCGCATCTTCCAGATCTTCGACATCTGTCCGGAGGTCAAGGAGAAGGAAAACGCGATCACGCTGCCGGGGCGGATCCATGGCAAGGTCGAGTTCGATCACGTCTGGTTCGGATACGATGAGAACCCGATTCTCAAGGACATCAGCCTGACGATCCAGCCGGGCGAAGTCGTCGCGTTCGTCGGCCCATCCGGCGCCGGCAAATCGACGCTGATCCAATTGGTTCCTCGCCTCTACGACGTCACCAAAGGCGCGATCCGCGTCGACGGCCGCGATATCCGGGACTTCAAAAAGAGCTGGTTCCGTTCGTTCATCGGCATGGTGCTTCAGGACAACATTCTCTTTACGGGAAGTATCCGGGACAATATCCTCTACGGCCGTCCGGACGCCGATGACGACGCCGTTGTCGAAGCGGCCATCGCCGGCAACGCGCACGACTTCATCGAAAGCCAGGCCGATGGCTACGACACCGAGATCGGCGAGCGCGGAACCAAGCTCTCCGGCGGACAAAAGCAGCGCATCGCGATCACCCGCGCCTTCCTCCGAGATCCGCGCATCTTGATTCTCGATGAAGCCACTTCCGCCCTCGACAGCGAAAGCGAGCGCCTGATACAAGCCGCGCTGAACCGCCTGATGATCGGCCGCACCACCCTGATCATCGCGCACCGCCTATCCACAATTCTGCACGCCGACAAAATCGTCGTCATGGACAAGGGGCGGATCGTCGAGCAAGGCAAGCACGCGGACCTCCTGGCGAACGGCGGCCTCTACTACGAGCTCTACAAAGCGCAGTTCGAGCACGCCCTCAGCGTTCACGACGCGGCGAAAGAGATATTGAACGAAGAATCCGATTCCAGCGATCCCTACGCCGAACACGTCCGATAA
- a CDS encoding DMT family transporter: protein MSSNLPATKLPVGVGIALLAAVLFGISTPFAKLLLGGTSPVLLAGLLYAGSGIGLSLLYFTRRTADEAPLTRKDWPWLAGAVLFGGVIAPVLLMTGLTHTPASSASLLLNLEGVCTSLLAWFVFKENFDRRIFLGMVLIVAGGIVLSWRGGSLSLPLGSLAIAGACLCWGIDNNLTQKVSASNPYQVAAIKGAVAGVVNITIAFCLGAKLPGAAFLGGALLIGFLGYGLSLAFFVLALRHVGTARTGAYFSLAPFVGAVVSVLLLHEPIGFRLLIAAMFMAAGVWLHLTERHEHRHRHERLVHSHRHVHDEHHQHTHAPGVDPAEPHTHEHIHEPLTHEHPHYPDLHHRHTHT, encoded by the coding sequence ATGAGTTCGAATTTACCTGCGACGAAGCTCCCGGTGGGAGTAGGGATCGCGCTGCTCGCCGCCGTTCTCTTTGGGATCAGTACGCCGTTCGCGAAGCTGCTCCTCGGCGGGACTTCGCCAGTTCTGCTCGCGGGGCTTCTGTACGCCGGTTCGGGGATCGGGCTTTCGCTCCTTTATTTTACGCGACGCACCGCGGACGAAGCCCCGCTCACACGTAAGGACTGGCCCTGGCTGGCGGGCGCCGTGCTCTTTGGCGGCGTCATTGCGCCGGTGCTGCTGATGACGGGGCTGACGCACACACCCGCCTCCAGCGCCTCTCTCCTATTGAATTTGGAAGGCGTGTGTACTTCACTGCTGGCGTGGTTTGTTTTCAAGGAGAACTTCGATCGCCGGATTTTCCTGGGGATGGTCCTGATCGTTGCCGGAGGGATCGTGCTCTCATGGCGGGGCGGGAGCCTGTCGCTGCCGCTCGGCTCTCTTGCGATCGCCGGGGCGTGCTTGTGCTGGGGGATCGATAACAATTTAACCCAGAAAGTGTCGGCCAGCAATCCGTATCAAGTGGCGGCCATCAAAGGCGCGGTCGCGGGCGTTGTCAACATCACCATCGCCTTTTGCCTGGGCGCGAAATTGCCCGGCGCGGCCTTCCTGGGAGGGGCGCTGCTGATCGGCTTTTTGGGCTATGGCCTCAGTTTAGCCTTCTTCGTCCTGGCGCTGCGCCATGTGGGAACGGCCCGCACCGGAGCCTACTTTTCGCTGGCCCCGTTTGTCGGCGCCGTCGTCTCCGTCCTGCTGCTGCATGAGCCCATCGGATTTCGGCTACTTATCGCCGCCATGTTCATGGCCGCCGGGGTCTGGCTGCACTTAACCGAACGTCACGAACACAGGCACCGCCACGAACGGCTCGTCCACTCCCACCGGCACGTTCACGACGAACATCACCAGCACACCCACGCCCCCGGCGTCGATCCCGCCGAACCGCACACGCACGAACATATCCACGAACCACTCACGCACGAGCACCCGCACTACCCGGATCTGCACCACCGGCACACGCACACGTGA
- a CDS encoding cation transporter, protein MKNILPHLLRRGIFLEYITLAWNIVGLGIMMPAAIHARSVALAGFGLDSLIEIGASTVVIWELTGAGMGREKKALRMIGAAFFALAVYILLQSSYVLITRFHPGVSPMGIVWLVLTFAVMLMLAAGKARAGAALGNVVLQTEGRVTMVDAYLAGATLVGLALNAALGWWWADPMAGLVIVFYGFQEGRHAWSEANAE, encoded by the coding sequence ATGAAGAATATTCTTCCTCACCTTCTGCGGCGGGGAATATTCCTGGAATATATCACTCTGGCATGGAATATCGTCGGCTTGGGAATTATGATGCCGGCGGCGATCCATGCGCGCTCGGTGGCGCTCGCAGGATTCGGTCTGGACTCGCTGATCGAGATCGGCGCGTCGACGGTCGTTATCTGGGAGCTGACCGGGGCGGGGATGGGGCGCGAGAAGAAGGCGCTGCGAATGATCGGCGCCGCCTTTTTCGCGCTGGCGGTTTACATCTTACTGCAATCCTCCTATGTTCTCATCACGCGCTTTCATCCCGGCGTCTCCCCGATGGGGATCGTCTGGCTTGTGCTGACCTTTGCCGTCATGCTGATGCTCGCGGCGGGCAAAGCCCGCGCCGGCGCGGCTTTGGGCAATGTCGTTCTCCAGACCGAAGGGCGCGTCACCATGGTGGATGCGTACCTTGCGGGAGCGACACTTGTGGGCCTCGCGCTGAACGCCGCGCTGGGCTGGTGGTGGGCGGATCCCATGGCGGGACTCGTCATCGTTTTTTATGGCTTTCAGGAAGGTCGTCATGCGTGGAGCGAAGCAAACGCCGAATGA
- a CDS encoding PAS domain S-box protein: MAARLPENERERLAALRDHHILDTPKDQVFDDLVRLAANICGAPIAAISLVDEHRQWFKSMLGLDVRETSRDLSFCAHTILQSDLLLVSDTHQDPRFAGNPFVTGEPRVRFYAGAPLITDEGFALGALCVIGGTPRTLSSEQEDALRLLARQVTSQIKAVRQIAEKEALLVERERLVAEQEYLITEREQAEAERSRLATIVESSDDAIYSVALDRRITSWNRGAERLYGYSAADIVGKTVHLLIPMESVAEFDELMRRVECIEDVPPVETVRLTMTGARLDVSLRISSVLNADGEIVGVSMIARDISERKRGESVLQAEREFTEAMLATMQEGIVACDAEGRLTLFNHAAKEIHGLPFQPLPPEEWGDHFGLFESDGITPMRPQDIPLFRALQGETVRQEEMVVWPADGLPRTILASGRAIHDGAGQKLGAVVALHDITARRQNEMELARLAAIVESSEEAILAATLDGVLVSWNLGAERIYGYNAAEMIGQNVAVLARAASSKPFPIAVAQILRGEAPSRVEVLRRRKDGGEFYASLSFSPIRDTMGRVIGVSCITRDITATKRAEEALAESEARLRRLTDAAFEGIAITRNGILVDVSPAFAVMFGHRVPADMLGQEATILAAPASRHLVAHKISTNDEEPYEATLTRRDGSTFQAELRGRVIHLGGHLARVTAVRDISERKAMEAELHARAEQLRRSEAALRALLESAPVILYAADSHGVITLSEGKGLAALGLEPGETVGRSLFDFSGGDVEVENNTRRALAGEAVSYDARVYGLCLHTELRPVRGVDGAFVGITGVCFDVTERVASEERFRVLFEESSDAHLLFDDSGVIDCNDAAVTMLRCPDKTQILSMNPSSMSPEFQPDGQYSQEKWGTMEGQARETGFHRFEWIYQKMDGEEFPVEVALTPVTLANNSVLLAVWHDLTERKRVEDLTREHAIILEIQNGQLAVVNAELEALAASDGLTGLKNHRVFQERLADEISRAARYESALSVVLLDVDHFKQFNDSYGHPAGDAVLKVVASILRENARDMDLVARYGGEEFVLILPQTELEGALAFAERLRECIELHAWPLRSVTASFGVAGLRSKTDGGADLIERADTALYQSKRSGRNCVIGDVPIGGSDLSPSIIR, translated from the coding sequence ATGGCTGCCCGCTTGCCGGAAAATGAACGTGAGCGTCTCGCCGCGCTGCGCGATCACCATATTTTGGATACTCCAAAAGATCAGGTGTTCGACGATTTGGTGCGTCTTGCCGCCAATATCTGCGGCGCTCCCATCGCCGCGATCTCATTAGTGGACGAGCACCGGCAGTGGTTCAAATCCATGCTAGGACTGGACGTGCGAGAGACATCGCGGGATCTTTCCTTCTGCGCCCACACCATTCTTCAATCCGACTTATTGCTCGTCAGCGATACCCATCAGGATCCGCGGTTCGCGGGGAATCCATTTGTGACCGGTGAACCGCGCGTTCGCTTCTATGCCGGCGCGCCTTTGATTACGGACGAGGGATTTGCCCTGGGCGCTCTCTGCGTTATTGGCGGAACGCCGAGAACCCTGTCGAGCGAGCAGGAAGACGCGCTTCGGCTTCTGGCGCGCCAGGTCACAAGTCAGATCAAGGCCGTTCGGCAGATCGCGGAAAAGGAAGCTTTGCTCGTCGAGCGCGAGCGGCTGGTGGCCGAGCAGGAGTATCTCATCACGGAGCGCGAGCAAGCTGAAGCGGAGCGCTCAAGGCTGGCGACCATCGTGGAGTCCTCCGACGACGCCATTTACAGCGTTGCGCTGGACAGAAGAATTACGAGCTGGAATCGGGGCGCGGAGCGGCTTTACGGCTATTCCGCCGCCGATATTGTCGGCAAGACAGTTCATCTTCTCATTCCTATGGAGAGCGTCGCGGAGTTTGATGAACTCATGAGGCGTGTCGAATGCATTGAGGATGTTCCTCCCGTGGAGACCGTACGTTTGACGATGACGGGAGCGCGCTTGGATGTCTCCCTGCGTATTTCGTCCGTTTTGAACGCGGACGGAGAGATCGTCGGCGTCTCCATGATCGCTCGCGACATCTCCGAGCGAAAGCGGGGCGAATCGGTGCTTCAGGCAGAGAGAGAGTTTACGGAAGCGATGCTTGCGACCATGCAGGAAGGGATCGTCGCTTGTGACGCCGAAGGACGCCTGACGCTATTCAATCACGCCGCCAAGGAGATTCACGGACTCCCCTTCCAGCCGCTTCCGCCTGAGGAATGGGGAGATCATTTCGGATTGTTCGAATCGGACGGAATAACCCCGATGCGCCCTCAAGATATCCCTCTTTTTCGCGCGCTTCAAGGGGAAACTGTCCGGCAGGAGGAAATGGTCGTGTGGCCTGCGGATGGGCTTCCCAGAACCATTCTTGCCAGCGGGAGAGCTATCCATGACGGCGCCGGTCAAAAGCTGGGCGCGGTTGTGGCGCTGCACGATATTACCGCCCGACGCCAGAACGAAATGGAGCTCGCCCGCCTTGCGGCGATCGTGGAATCGTCGGAAGAGGCGATCCTGGCGGCGACGCTGGACGGCGTCCTCGTAAGTTGGAACCTGGGAGCCGAAAGGATATACGGGTACAATGCGGCGGAGATGATCGGCCAAAACGTGGCTGTCTTAGCCAGGGCGGCTAGTTCAAAGCCATTTCCCATTGCCGTCGCTCAGATACTTCGCGGAGAAGCGCCGTCGCGTGTGGAAGTTTTGCGGCGCCGTAAGGATGGCGGCGAGTTTTACGCGTCGCTCTCTTTTTCGCCGATTCGGGATACGATGGGCCGCGTGATCGGGGTATCCTGCATCACTCGCGATATCACCGCGACCAAACGAGCTGAGGAGGCTCTGGCGGAAAGCGAGGCGCGACTGCGCCGGCTCACCGACGCCGCATTTGAAGGAATCGCGATTACGCGGAACGGAATCCTCGTGGATGTCAGCCCCGCCTTCGCCGTGATGTTCGGTCACCGGGTTCCCGCGGATATGCTGGGGCAGGAGGCGACAATCTTGGCTGCTCCCGCTTCCCGCCATCTCGTTGCGCACAAAATCTCCACGAATGACGAAGAGCCTTATGAAGCGACACTGACGCGCCGGGACGGCTCCACGTTCCAGGCTGAGCTGCGCGGACGCGTAATCCACCTGGGCGGACATCTCGCGCGCGTGACGGCTGTTCGAGACATCAGTGAGCGCAAGGCGATGGAAGCGGAACTGCACGCGCGAGCCGAGCAGCTCCGGCGGAGCGAGGCGGCGCTTCGGGCGCTGCTGGAAAGCGCCCCCGTTATTTTGTACGCCGCCGATTCTCATGGCGTGATTACTCTTTCCGAGGGCAAGGGCCTGGCCGCACTGGGCCTGGAGCCTGGGGAAACCGTCGGGCGTTCACTGTTCGACTTCAGCGGTGGTGACGTGGAAGTGGAAAACAATACGCGCCGAGCTCTGGCCGGCGAAGCCGTGTCTTATGACGCTCGGGTCTATGGACTTTGCCTCCATACCGAGCTGAGGCCCGTTCGCGGCGTCGATGGGGCGTTCGTGGGCATTACGGGCGTCTGCTTCGATGTGACGGAGCGGGTCGCGTCCGAAGAAAGATTCCGGGTGCTGTTCGAGGAATCCTCTGACGCCCATTTGTTATTCGACGACAGCGGCGTCATCGACTGCAACGACGCCGCTGTCACAATGCTGCGCTGCCCGGACAAGACCCAAATACTCTCGATGAACCCTAGTAGCATGTCTCCGGAATTTCAGCCGGACGGACAGTATTCGCAGGAAAAATGGGGCACAATGGAGGGGCAAGCCCGTGAAACGGGGTTCCATCGATTTGAGTGGATTTACCAAAAAATGGATGGCGAGGAATTTCCCGTGGAGGTGGCGCTCACCCCTGTCACCCTCGCCAACAACTCTGTTCTGCTGGCCGTGTGGCATGACTTGACGGAACGCAAGCGGGTGGAAGACCTAACCAGAGAGCATGCAATCATTCTGGAGATACAGAATGGTCAGCTGGCGGTTGTCAACGCCGAACTTGAGGCGCTGGCGGCGTCGGATGGTTTGACAGGCTTGAAGAATCACCGCGTTTTTCAGGAGCGGCTGGCCGACGAAATCAGCCGCGCCGCGCGATATGAGTCTGCCTTATCGGTGGTGCTGTTGGATGTCGATCACTTCAAGCAGTTCAACGATTCCTATGGCCACCCTGCAGGCGACGCCGTATTGAAAGTGGTCGCGAGCATCTTGCGAGAAAACGCCCGCGATATGGATCTCGTCGCTCGGTATGGCGGGGAGGAGTTCGTGCTCATCCTTCCGCAAACCGAACTTGAAGGCGCCTTGGCGTTCGCGGAGCGTCTGCGGGAATGCATTGAACTCCATGCATGGCCCCTGCGTTCCGTCACGGCGTCGTTTGGAGTGGCAGGCTTAAGAAGCAAAACGGATGGCGGCGCTGACTTGATCGAGCGCGCGGATACCGCCCTTTACCAATCGAAACGGTCAGGACGCAACTGCGTGATTGGCGACGTTCCCATTGGCGGTTCTGACCTGTCCCCCAGTATAATACGATGA
- a CDS encoding Fur family transcriptional regulator, with protein MKTQMDNLATALSPEALEDRVATLQQKLSDSGHRTTPQRINILRALLTTETHPTAEEIWDRVRSVSPTTTLATVYKTLDTLKELGEVMELDTRDDSRHYDGLHPDPHPHAVCKRCGRIDDVDLDGLDTLQSQATKASGYRIEEQDVTFYGLCARCQQEE; from the coding sequence ATGAAAACACAGATGGACAACCTTGCCACAGCGCTCTCTCCCGAGGCCCTGGAAGACCGGGTGGCGACGCTTCAGCAGAAACTCAGCGACAGCGGGCATCGGACGACGCCGCAGCGGATCAATATCCTGCGCGCCCTTTTGACCACCGAGACTCACCCGACCGCCGAGGAGATCTGGGATCGAGTGCGCTCCGTCAGCCCGACCACCACGCTCGCCACGGTCTATAAGACTCTGGACACGCTCAAGGAACTGGGAGAAGTCATGGAGCTGGACACACGTGACGACAGCCGGCATTACGATGGCCTCCATCCCGATCCGCATCCTCACGCCGTCTGCAAGCGCTGCGGGCGCATCGACGATGTGGATCTGGACGGACTGGACACGCTGCAATCGCAGGCGACAAAGGCGTCCGGCTACCGGATCGAAGAGCAGGATGTGACATTCTACGGACTCTGCGCGCGCTGCCAGCAGGAAGAATAG
- a CDS encoding ArsR/SmtB family transcription factor: MTVTLQTVKPDLSAMFKALGDPTRLRIFEFLRGCGAPVAVEDSGDVRPLTGPTVGDICCHVTGNERVTSSISFHLKELRLAGLITMERRGKNMICAVSPEAIDLLGQYFLTKPDSSAPQCC, translated from the coding sequence ATGACCGTCACACTGCAAACCGTAAAACCCGATCTCTCGGCAATGTTCAAAGCGCTCGGCGATCCGACCCGCCTGCGTATCTTTGAATTCCTGCGCGGCTGCGGCGCTCCCGTCGCCGTCGAAGATTCGGGAGACGTGCGCCCGCTCACGGGACCAACCGTAGGCGATATCTGCTGTCATGTCACCGGCAATGAGCGTGTGACCTCGTCGATCAGCTTCCATCTCAAGGAGCTGCGCCTCGCGGGCCTGATCACGATGGAGCGCAGGGGCAAGAATATGATCTGCGCCGTCAGCCCCGAAGCCATCGATCTGCTGGGACAGTACTTCCTCACGAAGCCCGACTCGTCCGCGCCGCAATGCTGCTGA
- the arsM gene encoding arsenite methyltransferase → MNDTTSISTPLTDREDVRDLVRQKYGEAALTVLNGQGAACCGGNAGGGASDSCCGGVTITGDLYDQTEASQIPEAALLASLGCGNPTALAQLSPGEIVLDLGSGGGIDVLLSAKRVGPSGFAYGLDMTDEMLALAEKNKAEAGVKNVAFVKGHIESIPLPDASVNVIISNCVINLSADKDQVLSEAFRVLKPGGRFAVSDVVVEGDLPDAVRGDMESYVGCVAGALEVNDYLRRLEAAGFTDASVEPTRRYLFRDLEGSACSADNIAALPADEKAALDGRIMGAFIRASKPETASCCGPSCCGGDK, encoded by the coding sequence ATGAACGATACGACTTCGATTTCGACGCCGCTGACGGACCGGGAAGATGTCCGGGATCTCGTCCGGCAAAAATATGGCGAGGCGGCGCTCACGGTTCTGAACGGCCAGGGCGCGGCGTGCTGCGGCGGAAACGCCGGCGGCGGCGCTTCGGATTCCTGCTGCGGCGGTGTCACGATCACGGGCGACCTTTACGACCAGACCGAGGCGAGCCAGATCCCGGAGGCGGCGCTGCTCGCCTCGCTGGGCTGCGGCAATCCCACCGCGCTGGCGCAGCTGTCGCCGGGCGAGATCGTGCTGGACCTGGGCAGCGGCGGGGGGATCGATGTGCTGCTTTCCGCAAAACGCGTCGGCCCCAGCGGCTTCGCCTACGGTCTCGATATGACGGATGAGATGCTCGCGCTCGCCGAGAAGAATAAAGCGGAAGCCGGCGTCAAAAACGTGGCGTTTGTGAAAGGCCACATCGAGAGCATTCCTCTTCCCGACGCCAGTGTCAACGTCATTATCTCCAACTGCGTGATCAATCTGTCGGCCGACAAAGATCAGGTCCTGAGCGAAGCCTTTCGGGTGCTGAAGCCCGGCGGGCGCTTCGCCGTCTCGGATGTCGTGGTGGAAGGCGACCTGCCGGACGCGGTGCGCGGCGACATGGAATCGTATGTCGGATGCGTCGCCGGCGCTCTCGAAGTCAACGATTATTTGCGGCGGCTGGAGGCGGCGGGCTTCACGGACGCGAGCGTTGAGCCCACGCGCCGCTATCTGTTCCGCGACCTGGAAGGATCGGCGTGCAGCGCTGACAATATCGCCGCCCTGCCCGCCGACGAAAAGGCCGCGCTGGACGGCCGGATCATGGGCGCCTTTATCCGCGCCTCCAAGCCGGAGACGGCGTCGTGCTGCGGGCCGAGCTGCTGCGGCGGCGACAAGTAA
- a CDS encoding MIP/aquaporin family protein — MTDFVTKHRMGHRCAAEFIGTFGIVFAPVALSASGHFLGGDSSLAAAAWVSGLAVLAMIYALGHISAAHFNPAVTLGFAAAGRFPWRYVAPYLLAEFGGGITAAALAAAFFGPGHGVHIPALGSPARAVGIEAVLTFFLMLVIIAVATDKRANGAVPGLAIGLTVVFDVWIGGPLTGGSMNPARSLGPALFSHGPALAHYWIYAVGPTIGAVIAARLYEAMRGGEQHAQGAPNDLYDALNEIQEEDKHAQDERDARIRI; from the coding sequence ATGACGGATTTTGTGACAAAACATCGGATGGGTCATCGCTGCGCGGCGGAGTTTATCGGGACGTTCGGGATCGTCTTCGCTCCGGTGGCGCTCTCCGCTTCGGGGCATTTTCTGGGAGGCGACTCCAGCCTCGCGGCGGCCGCCTGGGTCTCGGGTCTGGCCGTCCTCGCCATGATCTATGCGCTCGGGCATATCTCGGCGGCGCATTTCAACCCCGCCGTGACGCTGGGATTCGCGGCGGCGGGGAGATTCCCCTGGCGATATGTCGCTCCCTATCTCCTCGCGGAGTTCGGCGGGGGAATCACGGCGGCGGCTCTGGCGGCGGCGTTCTTTGGTCCGGGACACGGCGTCCACATCCCCGCGCTGGGATCGCCGGCGCGGGCGGTGGGGATTGAGGCCGTTCTGACCTTCTTTCTCATGCTGGTGATCATCGCTGTCGCCACGGACAAGCGCGCCAACGGCGCCGTTCCCGGTCTCGCGATCGGTCTGACGGTGGTCTTTGACGTTTGGATCGGCGGTCCGCTCACGGGAGGCTCGATGAACCCGGCGCGCTCCCTCGGCCCCGCGCTATTCTCCCATGGCCCCGCACTGGCGCACTACTGGATTTACGCCGTCGGCCCCACAATCGGCGCCGTCATCGCCGCGCGGCTCTACGAAGCCATGCGCGGAGGCGAGCAGCACGCGCAGGGCGCTCCGAACGACCTCTACGACGCCTTAAATGAGATCCAGGAAGAGGACAAACACGCACAGGATGAGCGCGACGCGCGGATAAGGATATGA
- a CDS encoding metallophosphoesterase family protein: MTMAKRLAIFSDIHANLPAMEVVADYIRSGGYDGVYCLGDLGGYASQPNEVQDIVQSMGCPTILGNYDEGVGFERESCGCNYIQPFDIKMSDVSFFWTREHTSGEHKAWLRELPRQIRLQVGDLDVLLCHGSPASTTEYLFETRSDAYLNKFTVGGRDDAQADVIVFGHTHVPFHREVSGVHFVNTGSVGRPKDGDPRAGYCVLTIDGDQVSVEQIRLAYDIEAACMRLIAAGLPEYFADYLRLAGSVTPPE; the protein is encoded by the coding sequence ATGACGATGGCAAAACGGCTGGCGATATTTTCAGACATTCACGCGAACCTTCCGGCGATGGAAGTCGTCGCGGACTATATTCGGAGCGGCGGTTACGACGGCGTTTACTGCCTGGGAGACCTTGGCGGCTACGCGTCCCAGCCCAACGAGGTTCAGGACATCGTGCAGTCGATGGGCTGTCCGACGATCCTGGGAAACTACGATGAAGGCGTCGGCTTCGAAAGAGAAAGCTGCGGCTGCAACTATATTCAGCCCTTCGACATCAAAATGAGCGATGTCTCGTTCTTCTGGACGCGCGAGCACACCAGCGGCGAGCACAAAGCATGGCTCCGGGAACTGCCCCGCCAGATTCGCCTCCAAGTCGGCGATCTGGACGTGCTGCTTTGCCACGGATCGCCCGCCTCCACCACCGAGTATCTCTTCGAAACCCGCTCGGACGCTTATCTGAATAAATTCACCGTCGGCGGGCGCGACGACGCGCAGGCCGACGTCATCGTCTTCGGCCACACGCACGTTCCCTTCCATCGCGAAGTCAGCGGCGTCCACTTCGTCAACACCGGCAGCGTCGGCCGCCCCAAAGACGGCGATCCCCGCGCCGGTTACTGCGTGCTGACGATCGACGGCGATCAGGTGAGCGTCGAGCAGATCCGTCTGGCTTACGACATAGAGGCCGCCTGCATGCGCCTGATCGCGGCGGGCCTGCCGGAATACTTTGCCGATTATCTGCGCCTTGCGGGAAGCGTCACGCCTCCGGAATAA